Proteins co-encoded in one endosymbiont 'TC1' of Trimyema compressum genomic window:
- the dapF gene encoding diaminopimelate epimerase — translation MKFTKMHGLGNDYIYVNCFKENVENPSALSIEISDRHFGIGSDGLVLIMPSETEDFRMRMFNNDGSEGEMCGNAIRCIGKYVYDNGLTKKEIVSVETLGGTKVIALNIKNGIVESARVDMGGPILEPEKIPVNFKSNPVVNEPIIVDGKTYEVTCVSMGNPHAITYMEQINHLELDKIGPSFEFNEKFPNRINTEFVEVISRKKLKMRVWERGSGETLACGTGACAVLVASVLNGLSERVATVELKGGSLKIEWNQEDNHVYMTGPATKVFDGEIEI, via the coding sequence ATGAAATTTACTAAAATGCATGGTTTAGGAAATGACTATATATATGTTAACTGTTTTAAGGAAAATGTTGAAAATCCTAGCGCGCTTTCTATTGAAATTAGTGACCGACACTTTGGTATTGGTTCTGATGGTTTAGTTTTGATTATGCCTTCAGAAACAGAAGATTTTAGAATGCGGATGTTTAATAATGATGGCTCAGAAGGAGAAATGTGTGGTAATGCTATCCGCTGTATTGGAAAGTATGTTTATGACAATGGATTAACAAAAAAAGAAATTGTTTCAGTTGAGACTCTAGGTGGTACTAAGGTGATTGCTTTAAATATAAAAAACGGAATTGTGGAAAGTGCAAGAGTAGACATGGGGGGACCAATTTTAGAACCTGAAAAAATCCCAGTTAATTTTAAAAGTAATCCTGTAGTAAATGAACCTATTATTGTCGATGGCAAGACCTATGAAGTTACTTGTGTTTCTATGGGAAATCCTCATGCCATTACTTATATGGAGCAAATTAATCATTTAGAATTAGATAAAATTGGACCTAGCTTTGAGTTCAATGAAAAATTCCCTAATAGAATAAACACAGAATTTGTCGAAGTTATTAGTAGAAAAAAACTTAAAATGAGAGTTTGGGAAAGAGGTTCTGGAGAAACATTAGCTTGTGGAACGGGAGCATGTGCCGTTTTAGTAGCCTCTGTTTTAAATGGCTTAAGTGAAAGAGTTGCTACTGTAGAATTAAAAGGTGGTTCTCTTAAAATTGAATGGAATCAAGAGGATAACCATGTTTATATGACTGGACCAGCAACAAAAGTATTTGATGGTGAAATTGAAATATAA
- a CDS encoding LL-diaminopimelate aminotransferase: MIKINDHFLDLKNSYLFSDISKRVSKFQKENPDREIIRLGIGDVTKPLSKTVVKALHNAVDEMASSETFRGYGPEQGYEFLIDKIIEFEYKPLGINLERSEVFISDGSKCDTGNIGDILDVSNTVAITDPVYPVYLDTNVMTGRSKIEFLPCNQENDFAPSLPKEKADMIYLCLPNNPTGTVLTKDQLKVFVDYAKANKSLILFDAAYESYITEENVPHSIYEIEGAKEVAIEFRSFSKQAGFTGTRCAYTIVPEELIGYTKNGGAINMHSLWLRRQSTKFNGVSYIVQKAAESIYTPEGQKEIKEYISYYMENAKIIRDGLESIGIKTFGGVNAPYIWLKTPGNLSSWEFFDLLLNEVGIVGTPGVGFGDEGEGYFRLTAFGSRENTIKAIEKIKKMTF; encoded by the coding sequence ATGATTAAAATTAATGACCATTTTTTAGATTTAAAAAACAGCTATCTTTTTTCAGATATTTCTAAAAGAGTTAGTAAATTTCAAAAGGAAAATCCTGATAGAGAAATAATTCGTTTAGGAATAGGGGATGTTACAAAACCTTTATCCAAAACTGTTGTTAAAGCATTGCATAATGCTGTCGATGAAATGGCATCCAGCGAAACATTTAGAGGTTATGGCCCAGAACAAGGCTATGAGTTTCTAATCGATAAGATTATTGAGTTTGAATATAAACCTTTAGGTATAAATTTAGAGCGTTCAGAAGTATTTATTAGTGATGGCTCTAAATGTGATACAGGAAATATTGGTGATATTTTAGATGTTTCCAATACTGTGGCTATTACGGACCCTGTATACCCAGTCTATTTAGATACTAATGTGATGACCGGTCGTTCAAAAATTGAGTTTTTACCTTGTAATCAAGAAAATGATTTTGCGCCTTCCTTACCAAAGGAAAAAGCGGATATGATTTATCTTTGTTTACCTAATAACCCAACAGGAACAGTATTAACTAAAGACCAGTTAAAGGTATTTGTTGACTATGCTAAAGCTAACAAGTCTTTAATTTTATTTGATGCAGCATACGAATCTTATATAACAGAGGAAAATGTACCTCATAGTATTTATGAAATTGAAGGTGCTAAAGAAGTTGCAATTGAATTTAGAAGCTTTTCCAAACAAGCTGGCTTTACAGGAACAAGATGTGCTTATACAATTGTCCCCGAAGAATTAATTGGCTATACTAAAAATGGTGGAGCTATTAATATGCATTCTCTTTGGCTTAGAAGACAATCCACTAAATTTAATGGGGTTTCCTATATTGTTCAAAAAGCAGCAGAGAGTATTTATACACCTGAAGGGCAGAAGGAAATTAAGGAATACATTAGCTATTACATGGAAAATGCAAAAATTATTCGCGATGGATTAGAGAGTATTGGCATTAAAACTTTTGGAGGTGTTAATGCACCTTATATTTGGCTAAAGACACCCGGAAATCTGTCTTCATGGGAGTTTTTTGATTTACTCTTAAATGAAGTTGGTATTGTAGGTACTCCAGGAGTTGGTTTTGGAGATGAAGGGGAAGGGTACTTCCGCTTAACTGCTTTTGGTAGTCGTGAAAATACAATAAAAGCTATTGAAAAAATAAAAAAAATGACATTTTAA
- a CDS encoding CDGSH iron-sulfur domain-containing protein has protein sequence MPVIYVPLLNSVQEQEVLEHSYIRQETKEGKAIFTRDALNCIGGRLTPQTKDGKIIEDEMPTEISVVEDYFTNKEGPLWVKNYIEIIGDDNSAYEKRNRVTLCRCGKSHNKPFCDGQHLEEEKTLNNKLKCHFFYFFNSFYCIFTTTKSS, from the coding sequence ATGCCTGTGATTTATGTGCCGCTGTTAAATTCTGTTCAAGAGCAGGAGGTGTTAGAGCACAGTTACATAAGACAGGAAACAAAAGAAGGGAAAGCAATCTTCACTAGAGATGCCTTAAACTGTATTGGAGGACGCTTAACTCCACAGACTAAGGATGGGAAAATAATTGAAGATGAAATGCCAACAGAAATTAGTGTTGTAGAAGATTATTTTACCAATAAAGAAGGGCCCCTTTGGGTGAAAAACTATATAGAAATTATAGGTGATGACAATAGTGCCTACGAAAAAAGAAATCGAGTCACCCTTTGCCGTTGTGGAAAATCTCATAACAAACCATTTTGTGATGGTCAACATCTTGAAGAAGAAAAGACCTTAAATAATAAATTAAAATGTCATTTTTTTTATTTTTTCAATAGCTTTTATTGTATTTTCACGACTACCAAAAGCAGTTAA
- a CDS encoding winged helix-turn-helix transcriptional regulator, with translation MTKEYPNCPVEMTLQLTGDSWKALIIRELLHGTMRFSQLQRAVGKITQKVLTSNLRTMEINGLLTRKVYAEVPPRVEYTLTDTGKSLKPVLKAMEIWGNL, from the coding sequence ATGACAAAAGAATATCCAAACTGTCCAGTTGAAATGACTTTACAATTAACGGGAGATTCTTGGAAAGCTCTGATTATTAGAGAACTTTTACATGGTACTATGCGTTTTTCCCAGCTTCAAAGAGCTGTTGGTAAAATAACACAAAAAGTTTTAACATCAAATTTAAGAACTATGGAAATAAATGGATTACTTACAAGAAAAGTATACGCAGAAGTTCCACCTAGAGTAGAATATACATTAACAGATACAGGTAAAAGTCTAAAGCCTGTATTGAAAGCCATGGAAATATGGGGAAACCTATAA
- a CDS encoding pyridoxamine 5'-phosphate oxidase family protein: MFDYGKFFDEHPNGVLATFDEGKIKTRIFQYLFTDNNRIYFFTNENKPVYKQLVKKSEVSFCSHHEGYSPVTSVRGKAIFIDDLNLKKEYLDKNPNIKAI, encoded by the coding sequence ATGTTTGATTATGGAAAGTTTTTCGATGAGCATCCTAATGGTGTTTTAGCGACGTTTGATGAAGGGAAAATTAAAACAAGAATATTTCAATACCTTTTTACTGATAATAATAGAATCTATTTTTTTACCAATGAGAATAAGCCTGTTTATAAACAGTTAGTAAAAAAATCTGAGGTTTCTTTTTGTTCCCACCATGAAGGGTATTCTCCTGTTACATCAGTAAGAGGGAAAGCCATTTTTATTGATGATTTGAATTTAAAAAAAGAATATTTGGACAAAAATCCTAATATTAAGGCTATTTAA
- a CDS encoding MerR family transcriptional regulator, translating to MLDKKVYTIGEIADLFHMSTKTLRFYEDKGLLEPESRGVENCYRYYTKKQILQIILIKELKHLGFALNEIAEFKEDKTLEQLILTLEKKKETIKKEIKGLAKQRKSIEKALNRIIKVYLLMNEDYYEEGLNDTEDVYHFELVAVPESYIVYTVADYDYNLNELFVDRYADLVKIRDRCNLFAQGSFMATFRGEYIGEASHIA from the coding sequence ATGTTAGATAAGAAAGTCTACACAATTGGGGAAATTGCAGATTTATTTCATATGTCTACAAAAACATTGCGATTTTATGAGGATAAAGGACTACTTGAACCAGAGAGCAGAGGTGTAGAAAATTGTTATCGCTACTACACAAAAAAGCAGATTTTACAGATTATTTTAATTAAGGAGTTAAAACATTTAGGATTTGCTTTAAATGAAATAGCTGAATTTAAAGAAGATAAAACATTAGAGCAGTTAATTCTTACTTTAGAAAAGAAGAAAGAAACTATAAAAAAAGAAATTAAGGGGTTAGCAAAGCAAAGAAAGAGTATAGAGAAAGCTTTAAATCGTATTATTAAAGTTTATTTACTAATGAATGAAGATTATTATGAAGAAGGCTTAAATGATACTGAAGATGTTTATCATTTTGAATTAGTAGCCGTTCCTGAGTCCTATATTGTTTATACAGTTGCTGATTATGATTATAATTTAAATGAACTTTTTGTAGACCGATATGCAGATTTAGTTAAAATTAGAGATCGTTGTAATTTATTTGCGCAAGGTTCTTTTATGGCTACTTTTCGTGGGGAATATATTGGAGAAGCATCCCATATTGCTTAA
- a CDS encoding amidohydrolase family protein has translation MDLAGKMILPGAHDAHMHGIWYGVSKPPIALDISYSNVKSIADIKEMVYEKRKTAPKGTWIKEVGFTVGHLLECKDDPSRVPRKTDFDDISPDHPIALYDFSLHTLVVNSKALEVCDVNRHTENPAGGEIERDGNGDPTGVFREFEAQGVIMKKFPRLTDKELKLAIQ, from the coding sequence ATTGACTTAGCAGGTAAAATGATTTTACCTGGGGCCCATGATGCTCATATGCATGGGATTTGGTATGGGGTTTCAAAACCACCAATTGCTTTGGATATTAGTTACTCTAATGTAAAATCTATAGCTGACATTAAGGAAATGGTTTATGAAAAAAGAAAAACAGCGCCTAAAGGAACCTGGATTAAAGAAGTAGGTTTTACTGTAGGTCATTTGTTAGAGTGTAAAGATGATCCAAGTCGTGTGCCACGAAAAACGGACTTTGATGATATTAGCCCAGATCATCCTATTGCATTATATGATTTTAGTTTGCATACATTAGTTGTAAACAGTAAAGCATTAGAAGTATGTGATGTTAATAGACATACTGAAAATCCAGCAGGTGGAGAAATTGAACGGGATGGTAATGGAGATCCAACTGGTGTTTTCAGAGAGTTTGAAGCTCAAGGGGTTATTATGAAAAAATTTCCTAGGTTGACAGATAAAGAGCTTAAGCTTGCAATTCAATAA